The Diadema setosum chromosome 8, eeDiaSeto1, whole genome shotgun sequence genome includes the window ACTGGGATCAACCCGAAGAGTTCAAACCCGAACTGTTCCTGTCTCCTGACGGGTGACTGCTCAAAGTGGACGAGTTCGTGCCATTCAGCACAGGTGGGTGAAAAACAGTGACCAAACATACTtaaacaaatgtacacacatacaacacacacgcacacacattcactcacacactcacacactcacacacacaaacacgctaTAATCAATAGAAATTCTGCTCACCTTTTGACCCTTTTCAGTATTTCGACAACAAGGACACATAGGAGCTTTTTAGAACCTGAGTTCTTTGATGAATCCTGGGAGGATGTTCAACAATCCTTTACAAATTAAAGACAAGATGACAAGAGAAACacagtgaaaagaaaataaggcttgtcattattataatttttgtcGTATGAAATCACAAGATGTATTCCCTTTTCATTCTTCTAATTTTCGGCTCTTTCCTTATTTTGGTCTCACCTTGTCAGGACGTCGAGTCTGTCTCGGGGAGCAGCTCGGGCGAATGGagctcttcctcttcttctccgcACTCCTCCATCGCTTCACTTTCAAGAAGCCGGCCAACTCGCCGCCACTGTCGTTCAAAGGCTTGCTCGGCCTCTCCCTCAACACGGGACCGTTTACCGCCTGCTTCGCCGAGAGAGACACCTCATGAATAGCTTTACTTTGATGATACAAGGGCTAATAATCGAGTCAAAAACCTTGTTCATGGTAGATTAGCAGGATAATAATCTGCTATATCTCTTgcgcttaaaggcataatttgccaTTTGGAGATGAGACAAAAACTAGCATTAGTActttagaatagttctaaaatgtgagttaggaatagaaacaaccactgtaaaaatttgaatcggtaaagtcaatgttaagtatattgttaaatatacaaaaagtaaataacggttataatgaaaatgcttccagactaaaccatccaAAGTTATggcttattgagaaaaatacagatatgtCCTTATATTTAAGGCTTCAATTTTTATAGCGAAAAttgtatatgataggatgttttatggtacaacagacctacacatatgcattaaatgtcatatattgaatttttttaaatcactgttcccaaaggtaaataggacctttGATTAGCTAacattgcttttctttttcatcgaaacaaaaaaacccccaaTCATTTATGTAATTCTTGAATCGGTAATTATATGAAAATTGTccccaaaatatattttcatttatgtttttttgtcTGTGATAATGCTTTTGTGATTTAATAACTTTCAATTTGTGAcgatatttgtatatttaatgTGAACCATGGATACATACCtgctaaatgaaaaaaaaaaatagaaacttAGAAGTTAGAAAGCTAAACCTACTTGAAGATCAAATTACATTCTTGAAAGCATAAACTCACAAAAAAGAGGATCTCTTGAAGTGGAAGATGGGGGAAGGGgaaattattgaacaatatctTTTCGCTGctttaaagggcccctgaaattcaaatgcatgttgatttgtgttgatttatgataccctcaacatcacttttgcggtgaaacgacgatctagaaacattccacaTATTTTagcgatttttttcttctatttttcttcagattacttgggaacgcctaCAAAAagaaatccttccaaaccaatattcctcagatgacctcatctgccAATCATtactaaagtactgaaatattttaaaaaagacattggaatgcaccttcccctcgactcagcataacttccatgtttctgtcatattaatgtgactaacaaaagacatggcgagaaAACAATTGACTTGTGTCTCATTgaataatcaccagccactttctaaggaagaaaattatgtctttgtgatggtaattactttatGCCATCCTACTCATAAATAATAAGTGATGTATATATAAAGGTAAAAACAAGGGGATGTACGACCAGAAACtgctaaaaatgataaaataagaTTGAAAATTACTTGGGCACTTATTTAATAATTTATTCATAAacaattatacttgaagattatttcCTGTCAGTTTTCTTTGTCGGAAAACCGCCTTTCCATGCAGAAGGGTAAAGTTTTCAACACTTTCActatgatacagctctgatttacacctTAGGACATATTTCTGGACAGGATTGACTTGTTTTATTTAtgctttgaaatgaattttcatttcattaaataaatCAGTAAGCAAATTATAGCTAACTTTATTATGTTCATGTTCAAAATGAGTCTTCAGactgctcagcaagacggcggcatcgaactccaattatcaaaataatgtatacatgaCACACCTGtaaaattcttttgtacatcaatagaaaactgacaacAGACTGTTTGAatagttggaactccatctcttaagcCTCCTTGGTCTTTTACACCTCTTGTGTATTGTACGACGCATGTTTACTTCGTAAATAGAGTATGTAATAAAACATACCTGTGTGCCACTGTGCCACGAGCACAGTTACAAACCATATTCGATGATTCGATACTTACTTGGCGTATATACAGAAGAACAATATGTTTTCCATGTTTCTCATATTGTGCCTTATACGAAGAGCAGAGAGAATCGAAAGTGTTATAGTAGAAATTAGAGGTTTCATCCTAAGAAACAAATGTTGGAACTGTCAGGTTTCATTCTTCCTTTTACTTAAGGCATAAATGATATCACTTAAAATGTGGTTTAAATCCGCATGCTTTGATACGTCATCTGCattatgtgtgagtgtgtattaATTTTGTCTGTCATTTTTACTGAATACTGCTTGGGTACTTTGATTTTATAGCCCAAATGCCAACGTTActgtaaacgtacacatactttttttttttcaatgatattttattgatttcattcaaatcattcataaatcaacccattctgggtgtaacatgaacataaaaacggtacaaatgccattcaaaagacaaatccattaccaacttacccttcaacataacaactcgtTTATAAATCAATTCTTCTGAGCATTTCCtcacgagaaagtattgacatgtacaaatatatatatatatatatatatatatatatatatatatatatatatatctttgactatggtatacttatactgccaatcatctctcttcaacataacaactcgattataaatcgagtatagggtatatatatacaagggtatatacacaaaaaagcaacaaaaatacgttgtacaaaactagaatgaaatcatttcattgaaaatcaaatccccatccctAAAACCAACCCTGATGCACTCAAACCTATCCCACAaccccaaacacatacatccacattcaccacacacatacaccccaaacgcgcaacacacatacacaccaaacaccaaaacacacatacacacacacaccccacacacaaacacacccgaAGCGATACCACCATCCTTCCTAATGAAAACGACTTCCAAATGTTGATTGatacatacaacatacaacATACAAGCGTGTAATGggccgtatgcagaaaagcatcgTCCGCCCGCACCCAAATACCGCTCCCAAtacacattcaaattcatcaaacaaaactcatcaaactccTAACTGCGGACAAAATCCTATAACCTTTACACCAACAAAAACTTACCCCTCCCCGCGCGCGGCCAATGACACATTATATTGCCTTCACCACTGATAACTACACTGtactaataaaaagaaaaagaacacaaaacaatACTTAAGCTCTCGTTTGAGAgacattttcccatttcagcaaatgtaatccaaacttatttctttttatagcaatttctttttcttcatcccgaaaacgtattattcttttacaaaattcctccaaagtaggaatttttccctccgacctagatctaaaaatgatatatttcagaataaaaattattgtatacgcacacacacattacacacatacacacacacacacacgcacacacatacgcacaaatTTTGATGGTGATGGTATAAAACCGTCTTAATAAAACcgtagacttagtacactttggggactgatcattttcgaatagttcacaaaaagtgtgcatcagatgGTGTTACTCAAATTCTAAAAATACAAAAGCTCCGTTGTGCCAGAAGGGGTAGcctatccccctcccacaccgtTTCCTGGCCTCTCCCTAGACCTAATTATAGGAATTGACGAAATTGATAAGTTATTGATTGAAATACCGCCATTCAAACATTCACATCTTCTTAAACAGttattttttgtgatttttttttttatagaaaatatacaaaaattttaCAAAAGGGTGCACCAAATCGCAAAATTTCGGGTctaattatgcaaaaatttgtgtgaaggGGATATAAATTTTCCAAAGCGTCAAATGTGACTTGTTCACATCATGGCGTTAAGTCATTTTAGCGTCAACTAAAAATCTTGGGGTAGCACATCAGGTAGTATTATCTACGCAGTTGACATGACTGTCAGTGATAAAACTGTGTGTCTGTCGAGTTGGATGGTGATTAGTTTGATTTCCACTGAAATGACCCAAAATAGATCTCTATACGTCTTTGCGTTAGTTTAGTGACGTTCAGTACTCGCGCTCGGTCTCATGGAATAGAATAACGCCCTCAATAGTCAATGCAGTGATTGGCCATGCAACATCGAAACGACCTCAAACGACTCACCCATTTACCTCCTTTTACATGTATTGAAAGCTGGCACATACTAGTCTATTTGTAAAGGTTTTGCTGAAAATTCATGTACCATTATCACTGAATAAAAATACTCTATAAGGAATTCAAATGTCATAGTAATGAAACgctttgaggaaaataaaaaagtttgaaaagacTCTAAGTGGCCAGCTTTTAGACCGTTTCCGTAAGATTTTAATGTACCGCTCTCTCGCTCGAGTTTGAAATTCTCCCGCTCTGTAGTATCTGTGTCTCCCGATTATTAAGACGTTAGATTTCTCCTGCCCAGCATAACTtggtgaaacattgttcaaaacacacaaaatagcACCAGACAGCACATAGTGACCCTAAAGATTCTTGGGCCCTTCACCAGTCCTGATCAATTAAGTAAGCGAGCACTTGCCTCCGGCAGCAAGGGACGTCGCGCTTTTTCATaatcagaaagaaaaacagattGCGGAAGTGAGCTGGTGCTTAAGAAGAATCGCTTAATCATTTTAAGAATGTTACAAAAAGTGTGTAATTATCCCTATGT containing:
- the LOC140231750 gene encoding LOW QUALITY PROTEIN: cytochrome P450 2D20-like (The sequence of the model RefSeq protein was modified relative to this genomic sequence to represent the inferred CDS: substituted 1 base at 1 genomic stop codon), which translates into the protein MNGFIAKRANSILLKCMRFGTLAPMGVAHTALGDATLGGYSIPKGGVLLANIWQILRDKRYWDQPEEFKPELFLSPDGXLLKVDEFVPFSTGRRVCLGEQLGRMELFLFFSALLHRFTFKKPANSPPLSFKGLLGLSLNTGPFTACFAERDTS